The Podospora pseudopauciseta strain CBS 411.78 chromosome 2 map unlocalized CBS411.78m_2, whole genome shotgun sequence genome has a window encoding:
- a CDS encoding uncharacterized protein (COG:O; MEROPS:MER0090758; EggNog:ENOG503NW6S) — protein sequence MIIPSYFSNTTTLSLQQLLLLSLLTTNYTQDSPNYQNPHHQHNIMESIFIAQSKLRAELGLHKVKAIPNSKFQRHGTKAYASAINRYGLQPTKPGPLTSGKIRDPSTNWTSGKFAVGAIRDMWTSLVEKTGDNKPGEVGAQDQQGDMEYLCEVLIGTPPQKVLLDFDTGSADLWVRPDAFKNDQSSTFAPMHNKSWKIEYGDGSSASGFVGQDTISIGGLVIKKQAVEVAKHVSSQFSQGVMGGLLGLAFKQINTVHSTMGIRDPQPTPVDNMIEQEDIPKEAELFTSAFYSSRDLKPESFYTFGWIDQDLVKKCGEEITWAKVDNSQGFWMFDSTSASVDGDKIELSDNKAIADTGTTLALISDEACDALYKKIDGAAYSEKYQGYLIPKSIKVDSLPEFSVAVGGKEFVIQKEDLIFAEADESNYYGGVQSRGSMPFDILGDTFLKSIYAIWDQGNSRFGAVPKIEKEQKAPEPSKDGDGAQKVICTLDKSPAKKSVCIANSAFVCPSDC from the exons ATGATAATACCATCCTACTTTAGCAACACCACTACCCTCAGCCTTCAACAACTGCTTCTCCTTTCTCTACTCACCACCAATTACACCCAAGACTCTCCCAACTACCAaaacccacaccaccaacacaacATCATGGAGTCCATCTTCATTGCCCAGTCCAAGCTCCGCGCCGAGCTCGGCCTGCACAAAGTCAAGGCCATCCCCAACAGCAAGTTCCAGCGCCATGGCACCAAGGCCTACGCTTCTGCCATCAACCGCTATGGCCTCcagcccaccaagccagGCCCTCTTACCTCCGGCAAGATCCGCGACCCGAGCACCAACTGGACCTCTGGCAAGTTTGCCGTGGGGGCCATACGCGACATGTGGACCTCTCTCGTTGAGAAGACGGGAGACAACAAGccgggagaggttggggccCAAGACCAACAAGGTGACATGGAGTACCTTTGCGAGGTGTTGATCGGTACCCCTCCTCAGAAAGTCCTGTTGGACTTTGACACTGGCTCTGCCGACCTCTGG GTTCGTCCGGATGCTTTCAAGAACGATCAGTCCAGCACCTTCGCACCTATGCACAACAAAAGCTGGAAGATCGAGTACGGTGATGGCAGCTCTGCGTCCGGCTTTGTTGGCCAGGATACCATCTCCATTGGTGGCCTCGTCATCAAGAAACAAGCGGTTGAGGTGGCCAAGCATGTGTCCTCACAATTCAGCCAGGGCGTCATGGGCGGTCTCCTTGGACTGGCTTTCAAGCAAATCAACACTGTACACTCGACCATGGGCATCCGCGATCCTCAGCCAACCCCAGTCGACAACATGATTGAGCAGGAGGATATCCCCAAGGAAGCCGAGCTATTCACATCGGCCTTTTATAGCTCTCGTGATCTCAAGCCCGAGTCTTTCTATACCTTTGGCTGGATCGATCAAGATCTGGTCAAGAAATGCGGAGAGGAGATCACCTGGGCCAAGGTGGACAACTCTCAGGGTTTCTGGATGTTCGACAGCACGAGTGCCAGCGTTGATGGTGACAAGATCGAACTGTCTGACAACAAAGCCATTGCTGACACTGGCACTACCCTCGCGCTCATCTCAGACGAGGCTTGTGACGCTCTGTACAAGAAGATCGACGGAGCTGCCTACAGCGAGAAGTACCAGGGCTATCTCATCCCTAAGTCTATCAAGGTTGACAGTCTTCCAGAGTTTAGCGTGGCTGTCGGTGGGAAAGAGTTTGTCATCCAGAAAGAGGATCTCATTTTTGCGGAAGCCGATGAGAGCAATTATTACGGCGGTGTCCAGTCGCGCGGTTCCATGCCGTTTGATATTCTTGGAGACACGTTCTTGAAGTCCATCTACGCTATTTGGGACCAGGGCAACTCGCGCTTTGGTGCCGTTCCCAAGATCgagaaggagcagaaggCTCCCGAGCCATCCAAAGACGGTGATGGTGCGCAGAAGGTGATTTGCACGCTCGACAAGAGCCCTGCCAAGAAGTCGGTCTGCATCGCCAATTCTGCCTTCGTCTGCCCTTCTGATTGCTAG
- the NAM7 gene encoding ATP-dependent RNA helicase (COG:L; EggNog:ENOG503NUY7): MEDAFNHLGNHLVSDSAATINATADDFDDETESFLGDLKEHGSPTNALRRHDDNDNQGPEDFRDDDSNFSGPRNDVNSRGPEEEKELPAHACAYCGIHSPSCVVKCIAKECNKWFCSARGNSSSSHIVNHLVRARHKEVQLHPESALGDTTLECYNCGNKNVFMLGFIPAKSDTVVVLLCRQPCAAGSSAKDMSWDVSRWQPLIEDRSFLNWIVSPPTDAEQLRARHLTPPMIAKLEEMWKEAPSATVADLEKGTGVDDDPHPVLLKYDDPYHYQNVFGPLVKMESDYDKKLKEAQSEDHLVVRWDMGLNNKHLASFILPKIESGDVKLAVGDEMRIKYKGELRAPWEGVGYVIKIPNNQSDEVTLELRKAANDKSVPTECTHNFSADYVWKATSYDRMQFAMKTFAVDELSVSGYIFHKLLGHEVAVAPMKTQMPKRFHVPGLPELNHSQITAIKTVLSTPLSLIQGPPGTGKTVTSATIIYHLARMNNSQVLVCAPSNVAVDQLCERIHRTGLKVVRLTAKSREDVESSVSFLALHEQVRLYKQSSELTNLNKLKAAAGELSSQDEKRFKQLTRQAEREILNSADVVCCTCVGAGDPRLSKMKFRNVLIDESTQSAEPECMIPLVLGCKQVVLVGDHKQLGPVIMNKKAAKAGLNQSLFERLVKLNLVPIRLNVQYRMHPCLSEFPSNMFYEGSLQNGVTITERLRKDVDFPWPVAETPMMFWSNLGNEEISASGTSYLNRTEASNVEKIVTRFFKAGVKPSDIGVITPYEGQRSYIVSTMQNTGTFKKESYKEVEVASVDAFQGREKDFIVLSCVRSNDNQGIGFLSDPRRLNVALTRAKYGLVIIGNPKVLSKHELWHHLLVHFKDRKCLVEGPLTNLQTSLIQFSRPKMSFRPRHNAQAQHVSGGFTNGRGYGGAVNGSHRDFDTGSVLSYANGIPDDVSSIHSSALGGAGLTSAYPQMFSNFHPEQWPGLPGANQASRPGAKGRARIAESVAGESVANSEFTDASASVIGGKGVGQGGASLGAGLSEAISSARPTSYSRSDRLKQYVESGGRSLGLGSGYGRRFDDDEKSVSTAFASQIGTGFD; this comes from the exons ATGGAGGACGCCTTCAACCACCTCGGAAACCACCTTGTTTCCGACTCTGCCGCCACCATTAATGCCACCGCCGACGACTTCGACGATGAAACCGAGAGCTTCCTGGGCGATCTTAAGGAACACGGCTCCCCGACAAACGCCCTCCGTCGCCATGATGACAATGACAACCAGGGCCCCGAAGACTTCCGCGATGATGACAGCAACTTCAGTGGCCCAAGAAACGATGTAAACTCGAGAGGTccagaagaggaaaaggagctGCCCGCTCACGCTTGCGC GTATTGCGGCATTCACTCCCCGTCCTGTGTGGTCAAGTGCATTGCAAAGGAATGCAACAAGTGGTTCTGCAGTGCTCGTGGTAATTCGAGTTCCTCACATATTGTCAACCACCTTGTACGAGCCCGCCACAAGGAGGTTCAGCTTCATCCCGAGTCAGCCCTTGGCGATACCACCCTCGAATGCTACAACTGCGGCAACAAGAATGTCTTTATGCTGGGCTTCATCCCCGCCAAATCCGATACCGTTGTCGTTCTTTTGTGTCGCCAACCTTGCGCTGCTGGCAGTTCGGCCAAGGACATGAGCTGGGATGTTTCGCGATGGCAACCCCTCATCGAGGATCGGTCCTTTCTCAACTGGATTGTCTCCCCACCGACCGACGCCGAACAGCTTCGAGCTCGCCATTTGACCCCGCCCATGATTGCGAAACTTGAGGAGATGTGGAAAGAGGCTCCAAGTGCCACTGTCGCCGATCTGGAGAAAGGAACCGGCGTAGACGACGATCCGCATCCCGTGCTCCTCAAGTACGATGATCCGTACCACTATCAGAATGTCTTTGGGCCCCTTGTGAAGATGGAGTCGGACTATgacaagaagctcaaggaagCGCAGTCTGAGGACCATCTCGTGGTTCGCTGGGATATGGGTCTGAATAACAAGCACCTGGCCAGCTTTATCCTGCCCAAGATCGAATCCGGCGATGTCAAATTGGCCGTGGGCGATGAGATGCGCATCAAGTACAAGGGCGAACTTCGTGCCCCatgggagggtgttggataTGTTATCAAGATCCCCAACAACCAGTCGGACGAAGTTACCCTTGAGTTAAGAAAGGCGGCGAACGACAAATCGGTCCCCACCGAATGCACGCACAACTTCTCGGCCGACTATGTCTGGAAGGCCACGTCCTACGACCGTATGCAATTCGCTATGAAGACCTTCGCTGTGGATGAGCTCAGTGTTTCTGGGTACATTTTCCATAAGTTGCTGGGCCACGAGGTAGCCGTTGCTCCCATGAAGACGCAGATGCCGAAGAGGTTCCACGTTCCAGGGTTGCCTGAGCTGAATCACAGTCAGATCACTGCCATCAAGACTGTTCTGTCCACCCCTCTCAGTTTGATCCAGGGGCCGCCAGGTACCGGAAAGACGGTCACCTCAGCCACCATCATCTACCATCTTGCCAGAATGAACAATAGTCAGGTTCTCGTCTGCGCCCCCTCCAACGTTGCTGTCGATCAGCTTTGCGAACGTATTCACCGCACGGGTCTCAAGGTCGTTCGCTTGACAGCCAAGTCTCGTGAGGATGTCGAATCGTCCGTCAGCTTCTTGGCCCTCCACGAGCAGGTCCGCCTTTACAAGCAGAGCAGTGAGCTCACAAATctcaacaagctcaaggccGCCGCAGGTGAACTGTCTTCTCAGGACGAGAAGAGGTTCAAGCAACTGACTCGCCAGGCCGAGAGGGAGATTCTCAACAGCGCTGATGTCGTGTGCTGCACTTGCGTCGGTGCCGGCGACCCGAGACTGTCCAAAATGAAGTTCCGAAACGTGCTGATCGACGAGTCTACTCAGTCAGCTGAGCCCGAGTGCATGATTCCTCTTGTCCTCGGATGCAAGCAGgttgttcttgttggtgATCACAAGCAGCTCGGCCCCGTCATCATGAACAAGAAGGCGGCCAAGGCTGGTCTTAACCAGTCTCTGTTCGAGAGGTTGGTCAAGCTCAACCTGGTGCCCATTCGGCTCAACGTTCAGTATCGTATGCACCCTTGCCTTTCAGAATTTCCTTCCAACATGTTTTACGAAGGGTCGCTCCAGAACGGTGTCACCATAACTGAGCGGCTTCGCAAGGATGTCGACTTCCCCTGGCCTGTTGCTGAAACTCCGATGATGTTCTGGTCCAACTTGGGCAATGAAGAAATTTCGGCATCCGGAACATCTTACCTGAACCGCACCGAAGCTTCCAACGTGGAGAAGATTGTTACTCGCTTCTTCAAGGCTGGTGTGAAGCCGTCTGATATCGGTGTCATTACTCCGTACGAAGGCCAGCGCAGCTACATTGTCAGCACCATGCAGAATACGGGCACTTTCAAAAAGGAGAGCTACaaggaggtcgaggttgCTTCGGTCGACGCTTTCCAGGGCCGTGAGAAGGACTTTATCGTTCTTTCTTGCGTCCGTTCCAATGACAACCAGGGCATTGGTTTCTTGTCCGACCCTCGTCGTCTCAACGTCGCGCTCACTCGAGCCAAGTATGGTCTTGTCATCATCGGCAACCCCAAGGTTCTGTCCAAGCATGAGTTATGGCATCATCTTCTTGTTCACTTTAAGGATCGCAAGTGCTTGGTAGAAGGCCCTCTTACCAACCTTCAGACTTCCCTCATCCAGTTCAGCCGGCCCAAGATGAGCTTCCGTCCCCGCCACAACGCACAGGCCCAGCATGTGTCTGGTGGTTTTACCAACGGCAGAGGTTATGGCGGCGCTGTCAACGGCTCCCACCGCGATTTCGACACTGGCTCGGTGCTTTCGTATGCTAACGGTATTCCGGATGATGTCTCGTCCATTCACAGCTCTGCCTTGGGTGGCGCGGGCCTTACATCGGCTTACCCTCAGATGTTCTCCAACTTCCATCCAGAGCAGTGGCCCGGCTTGCCCGGGGCCAACCAGGCTAGCCGTCCCGGGGCCAAGGGTCGTGCTCGCATTGCTGAGAGTGTTGCTGGCGAGAGCGTTGCCAACAGCGAGTTTACGGATGCGAGTGCGAGTGTTATTGGTGGCAAGGGCGTCGGTCAGGGTGGTGCGAGCCTGGGAGCTGGTCTTAGCGAGGCTATCAGCTCGGCTCGTCCTACCTCGTACAGCCGTAGCGACCGTCTCAAGCAGTACGTGGAGAGCGGCGGGCGCAGTCTCGGCTTGGGCAGCGGATATGGCCGTCGCTtcgatgatgacgagaagAGCGTCAGCACAGCGTTTGCTAGTCAAATTGGGACAGGGTTCGACTGA
- the IMP4 gene encoding snoRNA-binding rRNA-processing protein imp4 (EggNog:ENOG503NUMM; BUSCO:EOG09263LR1; COG:J), whose product MIRKQARQRRDYLYRKAVLLRDAEVSEKRAKLRAALASGKPLDPELAKDTQLRKDYDYDASRDVAEDDSLDIDDEYSELSGVVDPRILVTTSRDPSSRLMSFSKEMRLLFPTGIRLNRGNLVLPELVRSAQAEKLSDVILLHEHRGTPTAMTISHFPHGPTLMASLHNVVLRADIPRSIKGTVSESYPHLIFEGFTTKLGLRIVKILKHLFPPRDVTASKAAGNRVITFVNQDDCIEVRHHVYVRTSYDSVELSEVGPRFTMRPFSITMGTLENKDADSEWHLSQYTRTSRKKNYF is encoded by the exons ATGATT CGCAAACAAGCCAGGCAAAGGCGAGACTATCTCTACCGAAAAGCAGTTCTTCTGCGCGATGCCGAAGTTTCAGAGAAGAGGGCGAAGCTGAGAGCTGCCTTGGCTTCGGGCAAGCCGCTGGATCCAGAACTCGCCAAAGATACCCAACTTCGCAAAGACTACGACTACGATGCGTCGCGCGACGTCGCCGAGGATGATTCTCTCGATATCGATGATGAATACTCCGAGCTTTCAGGTGTCGTTG ACCCTCGCATTCTTGTGACTACTTCTCGAGACCCC AGCTCGAGACTCATGTCTTTCAGCAAGGAAATGCGATTACTATTTCCCACGGGCATCAGACTGAATCGTGGTAATTTGGTGCTGCCAGAACTGGTCCGCTCAGCGCAAGCCGAGAAGCTCAGTGATGTGATTTTGCTGCACGAACATCG TGGTACACCCACGGCCATGACCATCAGCCATTTCCCCCACGGCCCGACATTGATGGCTTCCCTTCACAATGTTGTACTCAGAGCCGATATCCCAAGGTCGATCAAGGGAACGGTATCAGAATCCTACCCGCACCTCATTTTCGAAGGCTTTACAACAAAACTGGGTCTGAGAATTGTCAAGATCCTGAAGCATTTGTTCCCGCCACGAGACGTTACTGCCAGCAAAGCCGCAGGCAACAGAGTTATTACTTTCGTGAACCAAGATGACTGCATCGAGGTCCGTCATCACGTGTATGTGAGGACAAGTTACGACTCAGTCGAACTTTCCGAGGTTGGCCCACGGTTCACTATGCGACCAttctccatcaccatgggAACACTCGAGAACAAGGATGCTGATAGTGAATGGCACCTAAGCCAGTATACTCGCACCAGCAGGAAGAAGAACTACTTCTGA
- the TOM70 gene encoding TOM (translocase of outer membrane) complex component (EggNog:ENOG503NUNW; COG:U), with protein MAPTIASGPAGTTVTVPGNSSLWDRISNWASENKGLVYTIAGVAVVVTGAGVVYYIRKGPDEESVPKPSKKERRKRKQAEKEAEKGAAAEKQAETPKTATVETADELPEIDEASVIGLSESQRKEYAAKLKEAGNKAYNQKDFNKAIELYSKAILCKPDPVYYCNRAACHNALSEWEKVVEDTTAALAFDNEYIKALNRRSNAYDHLGKYSEALLDITASCIIDGFRNEQSAQAVERLLKKFAETKAKEILETKPARLPSATFVGNYLQSFRAKPRPAGLEDDAELDEETGKGQLQKGLKAMESKIAPSYEEAAEAFEKALTLGDLGEYEAYAHNLRGTFQCLKGKHQEALADLSKSIELDPRLTQSYIKRASMNLELGAPDKAEEDFEAALAKNPEDPDIYYHRAQLHFIKGEFADAQKDYQKSIDLDPDFIFSHIQLGVTQYKLGSIASSMATFRRCIKNFPKIPDVYNYYGELLLDQTKFSEAIEKFDTAIELEKETKPMSMNVLPLINKSLALFQWKQDFSEAEKLCEKALIIDPECDIAVATMAQLLLQQGRVTEALKYFERAAELARTEGELVSAISYAEATRTQIQVQEKYPDLASKLSGMGGGVVR; from the exons ATGGCTCCCACGATTGCTTCAGGCCCCGCGGGGACCACTGTAACAGTGCCGGGCAATTCATCGCTGTGGGACCGCATCTCCAACTGGGCCTCTGAGAACAAAGGCCTCGTCTATACCATTGCTGGTGTCGCCGTAGTGGTCaccggtgctggtgttgtttaCTATATCCGCAAGGGTCCTGATGAA GAGTCTGTCCCAAAGCCCAGCAAGAAGGAGAGGCGGAAACGGAAACAGGCCGAGAAGGAAGCCGAGAAGGGCGCTGCCGCCGAGAAGCAAGCAGAAACCCCCAAGACCGCCACAGTAGAGACCGCCGATGAGCTGCCAGAAATTGACGAGGCCAGTGTCATCGGCCTATCCGAATCCCAACGCAAGGAGTATGCCGCTAAGCTTAAGGAGGCTGGTAACAAGGCCTACAACCAGAAGGATTTCAACAAGGCCATTGAGCTTTACTCGAAAGCCATCCTTTGCAAGCCAGACCCAGTTTACTACTGCAACCGCGCTGCCTGCCACAACGCCCTGAGCGAATGGGaaaaggttgttgaggacaccaccgccgctcTTGCCTTCGACAATGAGTACATCAAGGCCCTCAACCGCCGCTCGAATGCTTACGACCACCTCGGCAAGTACAGTGAAGCtctcctcgacatcaccgccagcTGTATCATCGATGGTTTCAGGAACGAGCAGAGCGCGCAGGCCGTCGAGCGTCTTCTGAAGAAGTTTGCCGAGACCAAAGCGAAGGAAATCCTCGAAACCAAGCCCGCCAGACTGCCCAGCGCGACCTTTGTGGGCAACTATCTTCAAAGCTTCAGGGCCAAGCCAAGGCCAgcggggttggaggatgacGCCGAATTGGACGAGGAGACTGGAAAGGGCCAGCTGCAAAAGGGTCTGAAGGCGATGGAAAGCAAGATTGCGCCATCGtacgaggaggctgccgaggctTTCGAGAAGGCTCTGACTCTGGGAGACCTCGGTGAATACGAGGCTTACGCTCACAACCTTCGCGGTACATTCCAATGCCTCAAAGGCAAGCATCAGGAGGCTTTGGCCGATCTGTCCAAGAGTATCGAGCTTGATCCCAGGCTCACCCAGAGTTATATCAAGCGGGCCAGCATGAATCTGGAGCTCGGTGCACCAgacaaggctgaggaggatttcgaagccgccctcgccaagaACCCAGAAGACCCGGATATTTACTACCACCGCGCCCAGCTTCATTTCATCAAGGGCGAGTTCGCCGATGCGCAGAAGGATTACCAAAAGTCGATCGATTTGGACCCCGATTTCATCTTCTCTCACATTCAACTCGGTGTGACCCAGTACAAGCTCGGTTCCATCGCTTCATCCATGGCGACCTTCAGGCGGTGCATCAAGAACTTCCCCAAGATCCCAGACGTCTACAACTACTATGGTGAACTTCTCCTGGACCAGACCAAGTTCAGCGAAGCTATCGAGAAATTCGACACTGCCATTgagctggaaaaggagaCCAAGCCCATGTCGATGAATGTGCTGCCTTTGATCAACAAGTCTCTTGCCCTCTTTCAATGGAAGCAGGATTTCAGCGAGGCTGAGAAGCTCTGCGAGAAGGCCCTCATCA TTGACCCCGAGTGCGATATCGCGGTTGCCACCATGGCACAATTGCTTCTCCAACAGGGCCGCGTGACCGAGGCCCTCAAGTACTTTGAGCGTGCGGCTGAACTTGCCAGAACAGAGGGAGAGCTTGTCAGCGCCATCTCATATGCCGAGGCCACAAGAACCCAGATCCAAGTGCAGGAGAAGTATCCCGACTTGGCTAGCAAGCTGTCGGGCATGGGCGGCGGTGTGGTCCGATAG
- the THR1_1 gene encoding Trihydroxynaphthalene reductase (EggNog:ENOG503NVIX; COG:E), producing the protein MASQSFVIRSPCSSANIGPGFDVIGLALSMFLELHVTVDPPASSTENYPLNCKITYEGEGEDEISLDPEVNLITRVALYVLRCHDQRAFPKNTHIHVKNPIPLGRGLGSSGTAVVAGVMLGKEVGGLHHLTMERLFDFILMIERHPDNVGASLFGGFVGTYLKPLTPEDTARVEIPLSEVLPAPQGGVDTGDRPPEPPVGIGHHIKFPWAGEIKAVAIIPEFEVPTAKARQVLPAEYPRNDVTFNLQRIALLPVALGQSPPDPELIYLAMQDKLHQPYRQTLIPGLTEIVESMTPATQPGLLGVCLSGAGPTILALATSNFEGIASRIIKKFEENKITCSWKVLEPAEGTTVVRTK; encoded by the exons ATGGCCTCCCAATCTTTTGTCATCAGATCCCCTTGCTCCTCCGCCAATATCGGCCCGGGCTTCGACGTCATCGGCCTCGCCCTGTCAATGTTCCTGGAGCTGCACGTCACTGTCGACCCACCTGCATCTTCAACAGAGAATTACCCCCTCAACTGCAAGATCACATacgaaggggaaggggaggatgagattTCCCTTGACCCGGAGGTGAATCTCATCACGAGGGTGGCGCTGTACGTGCTCCGGTGTCACGACCAGAGGGCCTTTCCCAAGAACACCCACATCCATGTCAAGAACCCTATTccgttggggagggggcttgGGTCGAGCGGGACGGCGGTTGTGGcgggggtgatgttggggaaggaggtgggcgGGTTGCACCATTTGACCATGGAGAGGTTGTTTGATTTTATTTTGATGATTG AGAGACATCCTGACAATGTTGGGGCTTCGTTGTTTGGCGGGTTTGTCGGGACTTACCTGAAGCCGTTGACGCCCGAGGACacggcgagggtggagatCCCGCTCAGTGAGGTGTTGCCTGCGCCGCAGGGGGGAGTTGACACGGGGGATAGACCTCCTGAGCCGCCGGTGGGGATTGGGCACCATATCAAGTTCCCTTGGGCGGGGGAGATCAAGGCTGTGGCCATCATTCCCGAGTTTGAGGTGCCTACGGCGAAGGCGAGGCAGGTTTTACCGGCGGAGTATCCTAGGAACGATGTg ACATTCAACCTCCAGAGGATAGCGCTTTTGCCGGTTGCGCTGGGCCAGAGCCCGCCTGATCCGGAGCTGATCTATCTTGCTATGCAGGATAAGCTGCACCAGCCGTACAGGCAGACGCTCATTCCGGGGCTGACGGAGATTGTGGAGAGCATGACGCCTGCTACGCAGCCGGGGCTGTTGGGCGTTTGCTTGTCTGGTGCCGGGCCGACGATTCTGGCGTTGGCGACGAGCAACTTTGAGGGGATTGCCAGCAGGATCATCAAGAAGTTTGAGGAGAACAAGATTACGTGCAGCTGGAAGGTGCTGGAGCCGGCGGAGGGGacgacggtggtgaggacgAAGTAA
- a CDS encoding uncharacterized protein (EggNog:ENOG503NUNB; COG:U): MSYNPYNQGPSAEAGYGGGYGQPEQHEMQSYGQQYGQPYGGQSYGQQPYGAPQQQPYDPPQQQYSSSATVLTQNQFLERVSAIRQEIQGLTQIIRRVESLHHAALSSTDGHAQAELDAEVAKSQLKNTAIKDRIQSLKTDTERTTAEHGTFALKKRQFDSLNNDFKDTIQKFLQEEQAYRQRCREQIMRQYRIVNENATEAELQQAADANWGDEGIFQTALRSNRSGRASEVLGNVRARHNDMMKIEQSINDLVDLLDILNQQIVQQSAIIEDVAQKAEQTTDHLGNANTQIQTAVKSARNRRKLKWWCLGITILILIIIAVGVGVGVSLFKKNNSSGQ; this comes from the exons ATGTCGTACAATCCTTACAATCAGGGCCCCTCGGCCGAAGCTGGATATGGCGGCGGATATGGACAACCT GAACAGCATGAGATGCAATCATATGGACAGCAATATGGACAACCCTACGGTGGACAATCTTACGGACAACAACCCTACGGCGcgccacaacagcaaccatatgatcctcctcagcaacagTACAGCTCATCAGCTACCGTCCTCACCCAAAACCAGTTCCTCGAGCGCGTGTCGGCCATTCGCCAGGAAATTCAAGGCTTGACCCAGATTATCCGCAGAGTCGAATCTCTTCACCATGCTGCCTTGTCCAGCACCGACGGCCATGCTCAGGCCGAGCTCGACGCCGAGGTCGCCAAATCGCAACTCAAGAACACAGCCATCAAGGACCGGATCCAGTCTTTGAAGACGGATACGGAGCGGACGACAGCCGAGCACGGCACCTTTGCCCTGAAGAAGCGCCAGTTCGACAGTCTCAACAATGATTTCAAGGACACCATCCAAAAGTTCTTGCAGGAGGAGCAAGCCTACAGACAGCGCTGCCGCGAGCAGATCATGCGCCAGTACAGAATCGTCAACGAGAACGCCACCGAAGCCGAGCTGCAGCAAGCCGCTGATGCCAACTGGGGTGACGAGGGTATCTTCCAGACTGCCCTCCGCTCCAACCGCTCTGGCCGCGCCTCGGAAGTTCTCGGCAATGTCCGCGCTCGCCACAACGACATGATGAAGATTGAACAGTCCATCAACGACCTTGTCGACCTTctcgacatcctcaaccaGCAGATCGTCCAGCAGAGCGCCATCATCGAGGATGTGGCTCAAAAGGCCGAGCAGACGACGGACCACCTCGGCAATGCCAACACCCAGATCCAGACTGCTGTCAAGAGCGCTCGCAACCGGAGAAAGCTCAagtggtggtgcttgggTATTACCATCTTGATCCTGATCATCATCGctgtgggtgttggtgtcggtGTTTCTCTTTTCAAAAAGAACAACTCTTCCGGTCAATAA
- the ABZ2 gene encoding Aminodeoxychorismate lyase (EggNog:ENOG503P2UR; COG:E) → MASSDFQIFTSLRYDPALLQVHSHPDFTHASWNHGHSSPFYMLDYHRDRMLRAAHHWKWDYVISSLTGDAGLQLLADNITAHLAQKDQPARVRVAIFQNGKLTVTSAPVPSVPLSRLFPTTLDPPTLDLYSGSVFEVVVDTTDNVNPSEFTHYKTSQRQVYDEARQRAGITSPTISREVLIVDSKDGSVMEGSISTPYFFRDGKWVTPFVNKETDKEWHGGQDGTTRRWALEMGLVVEEVVLAQSLVDGEKCWLSTGVRGFILGRVKLNP, encoded by the exons ATGGCATCGTCCGATTTTCAGATCTTTACTTCTCTTCGTTACGACCCTGCTCTCCTCCAAGTTCACTCCCACCCAGACTTCACCCACGCAAGCTGGAACCATGGCCACTCCTCTCCCTTTTACATGCTAGACTACCACCGCGACCGCATGCTTCGCGCAGCTCATCATTGGAAATGGGACTATGTCATCTCTTCTCTCACTGGTGATGCTGGACTTCAACTTTTGGCGGACAATATCACAGCTCATCTCGCTCAAAAAGACCAGCCAGCCCGAGTAAGGGTGGCCATTTTCCAGAACGGGAAACTAACAGTGACGTCCGCTCCCGTCCCATCAGTCCCCCTCTCAAGACTTTTTCCAACAACACTAGACCCCCCTACACTGGACTTGTACTCGGGCAGTGTGTTCGAAGTGGTAGTCGACACAACAGACAACGTCAATCCATCAGAGTTCACACATTACAAGACCAGCCAGAGACAAGTATACGATGAGGCGAGGCAACGGGCCGGTATCACGTCACCCACGATTTCCAGGGAAGTCTTGATTGTGGATAGCAAGGATGGGTCGGTAATGGAGGGGTCGATTAGCACGCCTTATTTCTTTCGGGATGGGAAATGGGTCACACCGTTCGTGAATAAGGAGACTGATAAAGAATGGCATGGTGGGCAGGATGGTACCACCAGGAGGTGGGCTCTGGAGAT GGGacttgttgttgaggaggttgttttAGCTCAGTCTCTGGTTGATGGAGAAAAATGCTGGCTGAGCACCGGAGTTAGAGGGTTCATACTTGGGCGGGTAAAACTGAACCCATGA